A genomic region of Bombus pyrosoma isolate SC7728 linkage group LG6, ASM1482585v1, whole genome shotgun sequence contains the following coding sequences:
- the LOC122568135 gene encoding uncharacterized protein LOC122568135: protein MYACEGIVQEWREKGKLQNCREATAQVDDECKCDVIDITTKSNYRHAVREIPQSIKHSEERRGCKWRMKGHGRSAFQQKWKKRRVWSSARTSEDKLIFATIQQREMECVRGSNGYKISCIHESRGHLFSPYPGTTNQKILSQHKEDLEESAK, encoded by the exons ATGTACGCGTGTGAAGGTATAGTACAGGAATGgcgggaaaaaggaaaactaCAAAATTGCCGTGAAGCGACCGCACAAGTCGACGATGA GTGTAAATGCGATGTAATCGATATTACCACgaaatcaaattatcgacacgCAGTGAGAGAAATCCCTCAGTCGATAAAACATTCAGAAGAACGCAGAGGATGCAAATGGAGGATGAAAGGGCACGGGAGAAGCGCGTTCCaacaaaaatggaagaaacgcCGCGTATGGTCTAGCGCTCGAACGTCCGAAGACAAATTAATCTTCGCCACGATTCAACAGCGTGAGATGGAATGCGTTCGAGGGAGTAACGGGTACAAAATATCTTGCATACACGAATCGCGAGGCCACCTCTTCTCACCGTATCCAGGGACGAC TAATCAAAAGATATTATCGCAGCACAAGGAGGATTTGGAAGAAAGCGCGAAATag